One bacterium DNA segment encodes these proteins:
- a CDS encoding excinuclease ABC subunit UvrA: MGPTNGRVRRERKIVIRGAREHNLKDLNLDIPRDKLIVFTGLSGSGKSSLAFDTLYGEGQRRYIESLSAYARQFMDQIDKPDVDSIEGLSPTIAIEQKTVGKNPRSTVGTVTEIYDHMRLLYARAGVPHCPSCGQEMNALTVPQMVERAMVLGTGTNLQILAPLVRGRKGVYRKELEDLEKKGYTRVRVDGRMYEIGAEIVLARHMKHNIEVVIDRLLIKPGIERRLADSIETALMMSKGLVTFQEEGGPEFLFSQEFTCVACGVTIPEMAPRIFSFNSPYGACPECTGLGTKLVVDPELVIPDRDLTLSQGAIYPWAHAGTSTPWYGSILEAVASKHGIPMDKPVKSLKKEQVDLLLHGAGTEAVMVRHRSRHHHDRVWEFQENFEGVIQNMERRYQKTESEYMRAEIERYMTSQPCLRCEGKRLKPEALSVLIGGRHIMAVTGMSVAAAWDWATGLAGANGAAPILSPRDQTIASQILKEIQGRLKFLLDIGLEYITLDRTAGT; this comes from the coding sequence ATGGGTCCCACGAACGGCCGGGTGCGGCGTGAGCGCAAGATCGTCATCCGTGGTGCGCGCGAGCACAACCTCAAAGATCTCAATCTCGACATTCCACGCGACAAGCTGATCGTCTTCACCGGACTCAGCGGCTCGGGGAAGAGCAGCCTCGCCTTCGACACCCTCTACGGCGAGGGCCAGCGGCGCTACATCGAGTCCCTCTCGGCCTACGCCCGGCAATTCATGGATCAGATTGATAAGCCCGATGTGGACTCCATCGAGGGCCTCTCGCCCACCATCGCCATCGAGCAAAAGACCGTCGGCAAGAACCCGCGCTCGACCGTGGGGACGGTGACCGAGATTTACGACCACATGCGGCTTCTCTACGCCCGGGCCGGGGTGCCGCACTGCCCCTCCTGCGGCCAGGAGATGAACGCCCTCACCGTGCCGCAAATGGTTGAGCGGGCGATGGTCCTCGGGACGGGGACGAATCTGCAGATTCTCGCCCCTCTCGTGCGCGGCCGGAAGGGGGTCTACCGCAAGGAGCTCGAGGATCTGGAAAAGAAGGGCTACACCCGCGTCCGCGTGGACGGGAGAATGTACGAGATCGGGGCAGAGATCGTTCTGGCCCGCCACATGAAGCACAACATCGAGGTGGTGATCGACCGCCTGCTCATCAAGCCGGGCATCGAGCGGCGCCTCGCCGATTCGATCGAGACCGCGCTGATGATGTCCAAGGGACTCGTCACCTTTCAAGAAGAGGGCGGCCCCGAATTTCTCTTCAGCCAGGAGTTCACCTGCGTTGCGTGCGGGGTGACCATCCCCGAGATGGCGCCGCGCATCTTCTCCTTCAACAGCCCCTACGGCGCCTGTCCCGAATGCACCGGCCTTGGCACCAAGCTGGTTGTCGATCCCGAGCTCGTGATCCCAGACCGCGATCTCACCCTCTCCCAGGGCGCGATCTACCCTTGGGCGCACGCCGGAACGTCCACCCCTTGGTACGGCTCCATCCTCGAGGCCGTCGCCAGTAAGCACGGCATTCCCATGGACAAGCCGGTGAAGTCGCTGAAGAAGGAGCAGGTCGATCTCCTGCTCCACGGCGCCGGCACCGAAGCCGTCATGGTCCGCCACCGCTCTCGCCACCACCACGACCGCGTCTGGGAGTTCCAGGAGAATTTCGAAGGCGTCATCCAGAACATGGAGCGCCGCTACCAGAAGACCGAGTCCGAGTACATGCGCGCTGAGATCGAGCGCTACATGACGTCGCAGCCCTGCCTGCGCTGCGAGGGAAAGCGCCTTAAGCCAGAGGCGTTGTCGGTGCTCATCGGCGGTCGCCATATCATGGCCGTCACCGGCATGTCCGTCGCCGCCGCCTGGGACTGGGCCACCGGCTTGGCCGGCGCGAACGGCGCCGCTCCCATCCTCAGCCCTCGCGACCAGACAATCGCCAGCCAGATCCTGAAGGAGATTCAGGGGCGCCTAAAATTCCTTCTCGACATCGGCCTCGAATACATCACCCTCGATCGCACCGCCGGCACCC